A genomic segment from Methanomicrobium sp. W14 encodes:
- the tsaA gene encoding tRNA (N6-threonylcarbamoyladenosine(37)-N6)-methyltransferase TrmO has translation MTEIKPIGITRSPYKIRGEAPRQGREEDSVETVIEIYDEFEEGLGGFEGISHIIVLLWFDRADRTTLSGTPHGAGGEKRPVFTIRSPNRPNPIGFDIGRIVSVDGRRITVSGLDALDNTPVLDIKPYVPSIDCVPGASYPDKKKKA, from the coding sequence ATGACAGAGATAAAACCGATAGGGATAACAAGATCTCCGTATAAAATCCGCGGCGAGGCACCGAGGCAGGGAAGAGAGGAAGATTCTGTTGAGACCGTTATAGAGATTTATGACGAATTTGAGGAGGGTCTCGGAGGTTTTGAAGGTATAAGCCACATAATAGTCCTTTTGTGGTTTGACAGGGCCGACAGAACGACGCTTTCCGGTACACCTCACGGGGCTGGCGGTGAAAAAAGACCGGTATTTACCATAAGAAGCCCCAACAGGCCAAATCCTATAGGTTTTGACATAGGGCGCATCGTATCCGTCGACGGGAGAAGAATTACCGTATCAGGTCTTGACGCCCTTGACAACACCCCTGTCCTTGATATAAAGCCGTATGTGCCTTCTATTGACTGCGTTCCCGGTGCCAGCTACCCGGATAAAAAGAAAAAAGCATAA
- a CDS encoding DUF2178 domain-containing protein: protein MQRPQGIIVALIFCRVALYSGSKDLPVPVVTIAAIAGAAAIYILRLRLKIDDAVIVDGINSKINEKAGMRKLQVLWVVFLALTISGFSTAMSIENPRIGDRILRGSITQLIFLASILLIYPAFRIYYSRKYRGD, encoded by the coding sequence ATGCAGCGGCCTCAAGGAATAATAGTAGCCCTGATTTTCTGCCGGGTCGCCCTTTACTCCGGCTCAAAAGACCTCCCAGTGCCTGTAGTCACAATAGCGGCAATAGCCGGCGCTGCTGCAATCTATATACTGAGACTGAGACTCAAAATCGATGATGCCGTAATAGTCGACGGGATTAACTCGAAGATAAATGAAAAAGCGGGAATGAGAAAACTGCAGGTCCTGTGGGTGGTATTTTTAGCACTGACAATCTCAGGCTTTTCAACTGCAATGAGCATAGAAAACCCGCGTATCGGGGACAGGATTCTGCGTGGGTCTATAACGCAGCTGATTTTCCTTGCATCAATTCTGCTTATATACCCCGCGTTCAGGATATACTACTCACGAAAATACAGAGGAGACTAG
- a CDS encoding helix-turn-helix transcriptional regulator, protein MKNRIKVFRAMYDLTQKALADELGVTRQTILAIEKGKYDPSLDLAFKIAKRFKVTIEDVFTYEKE, encoded by the coding sequence ATGAAGAATCGGATTAAAGTATTTCGTGCAATGTATGACCTCACGCAAAAAGCGCTTGCCGACGAACTGGGCGTCACAAGACAGACGATTCTTGCAATCGAAAAAGGGAAATATGACCCTTCCCTTGACCTTGCATTCAAGATAGCAAAACGGTTTAAGGTCACAATAGAGGACGTCTTTACATATGAAAAAGAATGA
- a CDS encoding LysE family transporter — protein sequence MFTPPEYFIFSFLIGLTGALAPGPTLIATIRSSVDRGWTAGPMVTAGHAAIETIPALLIIFGLSAVFSSYTSYIAVFGGVALVLFGILSIKPVITPFKSDNNTGKLFRNPFTAGVITSASNPYFWLWWLTIGSGFLLDGIRGGVIMAVAFMAGHWMSDFLWFTFVSTGVSRGKKIMPEKFYGKINAVCGGFLVIFGIYYIYSVTGFT from the coding sequence ATGTTCACACCCCCTGAATATTTTATATTCTCATTTCTGATAGGCTTAACAGGAGCTCTTGCACCAGGCCCTACCCTTATCGCCACTATACGTTCATCGGTTGACAGGGGATGGACTGCAGGGCCGATGGTAACCGCAGGCCATGCTGCAATAGAGACAATACCTGCTCTCCTGATAATATTCGGGCTTTCAGCGGTATTTTCGTCGTACACAAGTTATATTGCGGTTTTCGGTGGGGTAGCACTGGTTTTATTCGGCATTCTGAGCATAAAACCAGTAATAACTCCGTTTAAAAGTGACAATAATACAGGAAAATTATTCAGAAACCCGTTTACTGCAGGCGTTATAACATCCGCATCAAACCCGTATTTCTGGCTGTGGTGGTTAACTATCGGGAGCGGTTTTCTTTTAGACGGGATTAGGGGTGGTGTTATTATGGCTGTTGCTTTTATGGCAGGCCACTGGATGTCTGACTTTTTATGGTTTACATTTGTCTCAACAGGAGTTTCACGCGGAAAAAAGATTATGCCAGAGAAATTTTACGGGAAAATAAATGCAGTATGCGGAGGGTTTCTTGTGATATTCGGGATATATTACATATATTCCGTGACCGGATTTACATAA
- a CDS encoding DUF6345 domain-containing protein → MNGQAVLSRTVNYYVFADGVGEYHGYQNNTNLGTDPVANSQELYRRMTDEDCCHEYDGINYCWNERSNPVDDSTGSVYRSRTESADTIGANSAEFAYHSGHGWNDGILFGTANQYHEVFSSNMSFSTAKWVVLDSCSVLNEPTHGNRESVFNGLHILMSYDTTGLINSNTGPQFVERMRGGTYGGTTYASTKIRIAWKKTLESIIENSTYRGAYMWADPCGDDYLPGYGPFEEPVKNNENYVINWENFPCKPGRV, encoded by the coding sequence ATGAATGGTCAGGCAGTCTTGTCCCGGACGGTTAACTACTATGTCTTTGCCGATGGTGTAGGTGAATATCACGGTTACCAGAATAACACAAATCTGGGGACTGACCCGGTTGCAAATTCACAGGAATTATACAGGCGTATGACAGACGAGGACTGCTGTCATGAATATGACGGAATAAATTACTGCTGGAATGAAAGGAGCAACCCTGTCGACGACAGCACTGGTTCGGTCTACCGGAGCAGGACAGAGTCGGCCGACACAATAGGCGCGAACAGCGCGGAATTCGCGTATCACTCAGGTCACGGCTGGAATGACGGCATACTTTTCGGGACTGCAAACCAGTATCATGAGGTATTTAGTTCAAACATGAGTTTCAGCACAGCAAAATGGGTTGTACTGGACTCATGCAGTGTATTAAACGAGCCAACGCATGGCAACCGGGAATCGGTATTTAACGGGCTTCATATTCTTATGTCATATGATACGACGGGGTTGATAAATAGTAATACGGGTCCGCAGTTTGTCGAAAGAATGAGAGGCGGAACGTATGGAGGAACAACTTATGCTTCCACCAAAATTCGAATAGCTTGGAAAAAGACCCTAGAAAGTATTATTGAAAATTCTACGTATAGAGGAGCATATATGTGGGCTGACCCCTGCGGGGACGATTATCTTCCGGGATACGGACCTTTTGAAGAGCCGGTGAAAAATAACGAAAACTATGTCATTAACTGGGAGAATTTTCCATGCAAACCTGGGAGGGTGTAA
- a CDS encoding 2-amino-3,7-dideoxy-D-threo-hept-6-ulosonate synthase, which produces MRGKEIRLERIMKRDTGTTVIVPMDHGVSSGPIPGLIDLERSVDLVAKGGANAVIGHMGLALHGHRKVGPDIGLILHLSASTDLGPDPNNKVIINTVQNALKMGADGVSIHVNIGAENEANMLSDLGRVAIECIEWGMPLLAMMYPRGKKINGENMTESIKLAARVGSELGADIVKTVYTGDPDSFREVTEGCHVPVVIAGGSKTDDYSTMKIIEGAMEGGAAGVSIGRNAFQHKYPDRFVRAATMIVHERKTAEEAMEILKEDA; this is translated from the coding sequence ATGAGAGGAAAAGAGATAAGACTTGAAAGGATAATGAAACGTGACACAGGAACAACCGTCATAGTCCCGATGGACCACGGGGTCTCAAGCGGACCGATACCAGGGTTGATTGACCTTGAAAGAAGCGTCGACCTTGTTGCAAAGGGAGGTGCAAACGCCGTCATAGGACACATGGGACTTGCTCTCCACGGGCACAGGAAAGTAGGGCCTGACATAGGGCTTATACTTCATCTCTCGGCAAGCACCGACCTCGGGCCTGACCCGAACAACAAGGTCATCATAAATACCGTGCAGAACGCACTCAAAATGGGTGCCGACGGTGTCTCTATACACGTAAACATCGGAGCGGAAAACGAGGCGAACATGCTCTCCGACCTCGGCAGGGTTGCAATAGAATGCATAGAATGGGGAATGCCTCTTCTTGCGATGATGTACCCCCGCGGAAAAAAGATTAACGGCGAGAACATGACAGAATCGATAAAACTCGCGGCACGTGTAGGATCAGAGCTCGGAGCTGACATCGTAAAGACGGTATACACCGGAGACCCCGACTCGTTCAGGGAAGTCACCGAAGGATGCCACGTCCCGGTAGTTATTGCAGGCGGGTCCAAGACCGACGACTACTCGACGATGAAAATAATCGAAGGTGCAATGGAAGGAGGTGCGGCAGGCGTTTCAATCGGAAGAAACGCATTCCAGCACAAATACCCCGACAGGTTCGTGAGGGCTGCGACTATGATAGTCCATGAAAGAAAGACGGCCGAAGAGGCCATGGAAATCCTGAAAGAAGATGCGTGA
- a CDS encoding 2-amino-3,7-dideoxy-D-threo-hept-6-ulosonate synthase: MIGKEIRLERIMNRNTKRTVIIPLDHGFTLGQIKGLEDMPKIIGEISDGGANAIIMHKGMVKAGHRKHGRDIGLIVHLSASTSMNPDPDDKVMVCTVEEAIALGADAVSIHINLGAAHESRMIEEAGAVSKECTKWGMPLLIMIYPRGEGIDPQSPDAIGHCVRVAEELGADIIKTSYTKDAESFKRITSACSVPVIVAGGEKAGDLETLKVVKEAVLSGAAGVALGRNSFQRENPKEFIKALCSVVHDESNPEDVLKA, from the coding sequence ATGATAGGAAAAGAGATCAGACTCGAAAGGATAATGAACAGAAACACAAAAAGAACCGTCATTATCCCGCTCGACCACGGGTTTACGCTCGGCCAGATAAAGGGGCTTGAGGACATGCCAAAAATTATCGGCGAAATTTCCGACGGCGGTGCGAACGCGATAATAATGCACAAGGGAATGGTGAAGGCTGGCCACAGGAAACACGGCCGCGATATCGGGCTTATCGTCCACCTCTCCGCGAGCACGTCAATGAATCCCGACCCGGACGACAAGGTCATGGTCTGCACCGTTGAGGAGGCCATAGCACTCGGCGCCGATGCGGTCTCAATCCACATAAACCTCGGTGCTGCACACGAATCGAGAATGATAGAGGAGGCCGGAGCCGTATCAAAGGAGTGCACGAAATGGGGAATGCCTCTTCTTATCATGATCTACCCGAGAGGAGAAGGAATAGACCCGCAGTCTCCGGATGCAATCGGGCACTGCGTAAGGGTCGCAGAGGAGCTCGGTGCAGATATAATAAAGACAAGCTACACGAAAGATGCGGAATCGTTCAAAAGGATAACGTCGGCATGTTCGGTCCCTGTAATAGTCGCAGGCGGAGAAAAGGCCGGCGACCTGGAGACCCTTAAAGTCGTGAAGGAAGCCGTTTTGTCAGGTGCCGCAGGCGTCGCACTCGGTAGGAACTCATTCCAGAGGGAAAACCCGAAAGAGTTCATAAAGGCCCTCTGCAGCGTTGTGCATGACGAATCAAACCCCGAAGACGTATTAAAAGCCTGA
- a CDS encoding 3-dehydroquinate synthase II, giving the protein MKKELWVDLTDWDKDAATAAIESGADAILTDDAHRVKELGRIKTIAKNGDLVPGKDVYEVLLKDRITEDKAVSLSKKGYVIVRTTDWTVIPLENLVAQSDKIIAGVSDENEAAMAIGVLEKGVFGIVLKNKDPAVIKKVSEMVRGSGIKLQLSSFTIKSVTPAGMGDRVCVDTCSLMKDGEGMMVGNTSSSFLLVHAETLENPYVAPRPFRVNAGAVHAYALMADGKTSYLSELKAGDRVLIAGSSGNTREVTVGRVKIESRPLLLVEAESGDSRLSLVLQNAETIRLVGEDKKAVSVVDIKPGDKVLGRIESGGRHFGHSVEETILEK; this is encoded by the coding sequence ATGAAAAAAGAGTTATGGGTCGACCTGACCGACTGGGACAAGGACGCTGCAACAGCCGCAATAGAAAGCGGTGCGGACGCAATACTGACTGACGATGCGCACAGGGTGAAGGAGCTCGGCAGGATAAAAACAATTGCAAAAAACGGTGACCTTGTGCCCGGAAAGGACGTCTACGAAGTCCTCCTCAAAGACAGGATAACGGAAGACAAAGCGGTTTCACTTTCGAAAAAAGGCTATGTAATCGTCAGGACTACCGACTGGACGGTCATCCCGCTGGAAAACCTCGTCGCACAGTCCGACAAAATAATCGCAGGCGTTTCGGATGAAAACGAGGCGGCAATGGCTATCGGTGTCCTTGAAAAAGGCGTCTTTGGGATAGTCCTCAAAAACAAAGACCCCGCCGTAATAAAGAAAGTCTCGGAAATGGTCAGGGGCTCCGGAATAAAACTTCAGCTTTCGTCGTTTACGATAAAATCAGTGACTCCGGCAGGAATGGGCGACCGGGTATGCGTCGATACGTGCTCTCTTATGAAAGACGGAGAAGGCATGATGGTCGGCAATACATCGTCGTCTTTTCTGCTTGTGCATGCAGAAACTCTTGAAAACCCCTACGTTGCACCAAGGCCCTTCAGGGTCAACGCAGGCGCCGTCCACGCATACGCCCTGATGGCTGACGGAAAAACGTCATACCTTTCAGAGCTTAAGGCGGGAGACCGCGTACTTATCGCCGGCTCATCCGGAAACACAAGAGAGGTGACGGTAGGCAGGGTAAAGATAGAGAGCCGCCCGCTGCTACTGGTGGAAGCGGAATCAGGCGACAGCAGACTATCTCTGGTACTCCAGAACGCCGAGACCATAAGGCTCGTCGGAGAGGACAAAAAAGCTGTGTCCGTCGTCGACATAAAACCCGGCGACAAAGTCCTCGGGCGTATTGAATCAGGCGGAAGACACTTTGGGCACTCCGTAGAAGAGACGATACTTGAGAAATGA
- a CDS encoding prephenate dehydrogenase/arogenate dehydrogenase family protein: MDSGVVIGIIGGFGGMGRLFSGVFEAAGYSVTCSGRNTPVSNEEIALTCDIVIVSVPIHDTVRVIGEIAPLLNDEQLLCDFTSLKTEPVRAMLKSKAKVIGLHPMFGPSVSGISGQTIVASPARCDERTQEVLYNIFRKQGADVCIMTPEKHDKVMSIVQGLVHFSTLCVAETIKKTGISPDELLPVMSPVYRIETGLIGRILGQDPALYADILQQNPQSEDVMEKFLESAEKLQEIVKSKDIDRFTVFFSENRKVFENVIPQATKDTDLLIDTLAGRR, from the coding sequence ATGGACAGTGGAGTTGTTATAGGCATAATAGGCGGCTTCGGCGGGATGGGGCGCCTTTTTTCCGGCGTTTTTGAAGCGGCCGGGTACAGCGTGACATGCTCGGGCAGAAACACTCCTGTTTCAAACGAAGAGATCGCCCTGACCTGCGATATCGTAATAGTATCCGTCCCCATTCATGATACAGTAAGAGTAATCGGGGAAATTGCCCCGCTTCTAAACGATGAACAGCTCTTGTGCGATTTCACATCGCTTAAAACGGAGCCTGTCAGGGCGATGCTTAAATCCAAGGCGAAAGTAATCGGTCTTCACCCGATGTTCGGCCCCTCGGTCTCCGGCATCTCGGGACAGACAATTGTCGCATCTCCGGCACGCTGCGATGAAAGGACACAGGAAGTGCTTTACAACATATTCAGGAAGCAGGGAGCGGACGTCTGTATAATGACGCCTGAAAAGCACGACAAAGTCATGAGCATCGTACAGGGGCTTGTCCATTTTTCCACGCTCTGCGTTGCCGAGACCATAAAGAAGACAGGCATATCTCCGGATGAACTGCTGCCGGTAATGAGTCCGGTATACAGGATAGAAACAGGCCTTATCGGAAGAATACTCGGCCAGGACCCTGCCCTTTACGCGGACATCCTGCAGCAGAACCCGCAGAGTGAAGATGTTATGGAAAAATTCCTGGAATCCGCAGAGAAATTACAGGAAATCGTAAAATCAAAGGACATTGACAGGTTCACAGTTTTTTTCAGTGAAAACAGGAAAGTGTTCGAAAACGTCATCCCGCAGGCTACAAAAGACACCGACCTTCTCATAGATACACTGGCAGGCAGAAGATGA
- the pheA gene encoding prephenate dehydratase, whose protein sequence is MTIAALGPKGTFSHELAEKIKRKDEEVLLFPTIKDVFREVCLRKTKGVRGIVPVENSEAGGVGETLDAIMTSECRIFAEYYMPIHHLFVSGCSHKDISVIYTHPQSHEQCSIFLEKLENIPVIHTSSNAQSAKEAKTTANSAAVTTETAAKLYNLPVLKKDIQNSGNNTTRFLEISAEGTLPENPEKCSIVIIPKENRPGLLYGILEIFARKNINLTRIESRPSKDGIGRYVFFIDFETGENCRDAISELKTVTVLKELGCYSRKEL, encoded by the coding sequence ATGACTATAGCAGCACTCGGACCAAAAGGCACGTTTTCACATGAGCTTGCCGAAAAGATAAAAAGAAAAGACGAGGAGGTCCTTCTTTTCCCGACGATTAAAGACGTCTTCAGGGAGGTCTGTCTCAGAAAAACAAAGGGTGTCAGGGGAATCGTCCCCGTCGAAAACAGCGAGGCCGGGGGTGTAGGAGAAACTCTTGACGCAATTATGACCTCTGAATGCAGAATTTTTGCCGAATACTATATGCCGATACACCACCTCTTCGTCTCCGGGTGCAGCCATAAAGATATCTCGGTCATATATACGCACCCGCAGTCTCATGAACAGTGCAGCATATTCCTGGAGAAACTGGAAAACATTCCCGTAATTCATACAAGCAGCAACGCACAAAGCGCAAAAGAGGCAAAGACGACCGCAAATTCCGCCGCTGTAACAACAGAAACCGCAGCGAAATTATATAACCTGCCTGTTCTAAAAAAAGATATACAGAATTCGGGAAACAATACCACAAGATTTCTGGAAATTTCAGCAGAAGGCACGTTACCTGAAAATCCTGAAAAGTGCAGCATTGTCATTATTCCTAAAGAAAACCGTCCCGGTCTTTTATACGGCATCCTGGAGATTTTCGCCCGCAAAAACATAAACCTAACAAGGATTGAATCCAGGCCGTCAAAGGACGGCATAGGAAGGTACGTCTTTTTCATCGACTTTGAAACCGGCGAAAACTGCAGGGACGCGATATCGGAATTAAAGACAGTCACAGTTTTAAAAGAACTCGGATGCTACAGCAGAAAGGAGTTATAA
- the aroA gene encoding 3-phosphoshikimate 1-carboxyvinyltransferase, with product MDINIAKKKNVSAEFTAPPSKSYTHRALIAAALAQGTSVIRKPLVADDIDVTTEALKKLGIEIMQCNECVIVKGCGGVLPDMGDVTIDCRNSGTSLRLLATFALLSPSKITLTGSERMKQRPAKGLCDALKQAGADIKFLGMTGYPPFRISGELRGGRIIIDASKSSQFVSSVMLCSPYADSPVDIMPKGSVVSRSYVDITTDIMRKFGANVYLTPDRTWHVSQSVYNATDYTIEGDYSSASYFFAIAPVCGGKIKVNNLNTESVQGDRAFLIALHDMGCKISKGKNSVTVKCDGGIKGVAADMTSCPDTVQTLCAVAAFASTKTVINGISHLKYKESDRIDAIEDMVVKSGCGFEAGENSISITPGEVHGFAADPNDDHRTAMSSAIIGLGTGGVTVKGSECVSKSFPGFWDELRRAGLLEE from the coding sequence ATGGATATAAATATTGCAAAAAAGAAGAATGTCTCAGCGGAATTTACAGCACCCCCTTCAAAAAGCTATACTCACAGGGCCCTTATCGCGGCGGCACTCGCACAGGGGACATCTGTTATAAGAAAACCCCTTGTCGCAGACGACATAGATGTTACAACAGAGGCCTTAAAAAAACTTGGCATTGAGATAATGCAGTGCAACGAATGCGTCATCGTAAAAGGTTGTGGCGGTGTCCTTCCCGATATGGGGGACGTCACAATAGACTGCAGAAACTCAGGCACGTCTTTAAGACTTCTCGCAACGTTTGCACTTTTGTCCCCTTCAAAGATAACGCTTACAGGCTCGGAACGTATGAAACAAAGGCCTGCGAAAGGACTTTGCGATGCACTGAAGCAGGCCGGTGCGGATATCAAATTTCTGGGCATGACAGGATATCCTCCCTTCAGGATATCAGGAGAACTCCGGGGAGGAAGAATCATAATAGATGCATCCAAGAGCAGCCAGTTCGTTTCATCGGTTATGCTGTGCTCACCATACGCCGACAGCCCCGTTGACATAATGCCTAAGGGAAGTGTCGTCTCGCGTTCTTACGTGGACATTACAACCGATATCATGCGTAAATTCGGCGCAAACGTATACCTTACCCCCGACAGGACATGGCACGTCTCCCAGTCCGTATACAATGCAACGGACTACACAATCGAAGGCGACTATTCATCTGCCTCGTACTTTTTTGCAATAGCCCCCGTATGCGGGGGAAAAATCAAAGTAAACAATTTAAACACGGAGTCAGTGCAGGGTGACAGGGCTTTTCTGATTGCCCTGCACGATATGGGATGCAAAATCTCAAAAGGGAAGAATTCCGTAACCGTTAAGTGCGACGGCGGCATCAAAGGTGTTGCGGCTGATATGACATCATGTCCTGATACAGTTCAGACTCTCTGTGCCGTTGCGGCTTTCGCATCTACAAAGACGGTAATAAACGGCATTTCCCACCTTAAATACAAAGAAAGCGACAGAATTGATGCGATTGAAGATATGGTAGTCAAATCAGGGTGCGGATTCGAGGCGGGTGAAAACTCCATCTCGATAACACCGGGAGAGGTGCACGGATTTGCCGCAGACCCTAATGATGATCACAGGACCGCGATGTCCTCCGCAATCATAGGGCTTGGGACAGGCGGTGTCACGGTAAAGGGTTCCGAATGCGTCTCAAAGTCATTTCCGGGTTTCTGGGACGAATTAAGGAGGGCAGGACTATTAGAAGAATAG
- the aroE gene encoding shikimate dehydrogenase produces the protein MRLKVISGFLGRIKEGRTIRRIVITGFRGAGKSTIGKILSKKLGVEFIDTDTEIEKASGIDIPQIFSEYGEEHFRKLEKDIIGKLPEKDCVISTGGGAVLDNENVKNLRRHSYVVFLDVDPKTSYMRISGSDRPALTDNEPDDEVKYLIRKRYAHYARTSDTCIDASGDPDEICDDITCRAFLSEKKAKTRVRTITGVFSGLKMPDGAMEKLTGFLEEHPGGHICAIAGNPCGHSKSPLIYNTLFERYGICGHYTYLETESAEKAAGAFRKAGLRGISVTIPFKEDMLKFVDRRGRHAKALGAANTVVDCCDNLLGCNTDWVGILRPLENSWIKPKLAVILGAGGAARGAVYALKHTDIDVYILNRTGERAKKLALENGYKWGTPDMLKSLNPDLIINTTPVGMKGNDTLVDKSVFKPEMMVFDAVYTPPETRLLREAKEVGCTCIYGKEMFVYQAEEQFFRMFGIRVLPSEIREILG, from the coding sequence ATGCGTCTCAAAGTCATTTCCGGGTTTCTGGGACGAATTAAGGAGGGCAGGACTATTAGAAGAATAGTGATTACAGGCTTTCGCGGAGCAGGAAAGAGCACAATAGGAAAGATCCTTTCAAAAAAACTCGGTGTTGAATTCATCGACACCGATACCGAAATTGAAAAGGCTTCAGGAATAGACATCCCGCAGATATTCTCCGAATACGGGGAGGAACACTTCAGAAAACTTGAAAAAGACATTATTGGAAAACTACCCGAAAAGGACTGCGTAATCTCTACAGGCGGCGGGGCGGTTCTGGATAATGAAAATGTCAAAAATCTCAGGAGACACTCATATGTCGTCTTCTTAGACGTCGACCCGAAAACTTCCTACATGAGAATTTCAGGAAGCGACAGACCGGCCCTGACTGACAATGAACCAGACGACGAAGTGAAATACCTTATCAGAAAAAGGTACGCACACTATGCAAGGACTTCCGACACCTGCATAGACGCGTCCGGAGACCCTGACGAAATATGCGATGATATTACTTGCAGGGCCTTTCTGAGCGAAAAAAAAGCAAAAACCAGGGTCAGGACAATAACCGGTGTTTTTTCGGGACTTAAAATGCCTGATGGTGCAATGGAAAAACTTACAGGTTTTCTTGAAGAGCACCCGGGAGGACACATCTGCGCAATAGCGGGAAACCCGTGCGGGCACAGCAAAAGCCCTCTTATATACAACACTCTCTTTGAAAGATACGGGATATGCGGTCATTATACCTATCTTGAAACGGAATCGGCGGAAAAGGCAGCCGGTGCATTCAGAAAGGCAGGGCTCCGCGGAATAAGCGTGACCATACCTTTCAAGGAGGACATGCTTAAGTTCGTGGACAGGAGGGGCAGGCATGCAAAAGCCCTTGGAGCTGCAAACACTGTTGTCGACTGCTGCGACAACCTTTTAGGGTGCAACACCGACTGGGTCGGCATCTTAAGACCTCTTGAAAATTCCTGGATTAAACCTAAACTTGCCGTAATTCTTGGTGCGGGAGGTGCTGCAAGAGGTGCGGTATATGCACTGAAGCACACGGATATTGATGTATATATACTCAACAGGACCGGGGAGAGGGCGAAAAAACTTGCACTCGAAAACGGCTACAAGTGGGGGACTCCTGATATGCTCAAAAGCCTGAACCCTGACCTTATAATAAACACAACCCCTGTCGGGATGAAGGGCAACGACACTCTGGTAGATAAAAGTGTATTTAAGCCGGAAATGATGGTTTTTGATGCAGTCTACACACCTCCTGAAACAAGGCTTTTAAGAGAGGCGAAGGAAGTCGGGTGCACGTGCATATACGGCAAAGAGATGTTCGTCTACCAGGCGGAAGAGCAGTTCTTCAGGATGTTCGGGATACGGGTTTTGCCGTCTGAAATCAGGGAGATTCTCGGATGA
- a CDS encoding chorismate synthase: MNTFGRFFRCTTFGESHGNALGVVVDGCPPGIKFSENDLLPLLARRRPGLSPLSSPRKEEDNPVILSGIFNGKTTGMPVAMAVFNKDQKSGDYETLENLFRPGHADFTYQSKYGARDFRGGGRSSGRETVSRVLAGGLALKLLERDGISVSGKILEIHGETDPEKFSDEILSAKNSNDSVGGIVETKISGCPAGLGDPVFGKLDASLASAIMSIGAVKGVEIGDGFLSAKKFGSENNDCMDKSGFLSNHAGGILGGISTGEDINVRFAVKPTPSIKKEQKSVTVAGSETTVSTGGRHDPCIVPRIVVVSECMAALVIADCILSQNSISGY, from the coding sequence ATGAACACGTTCGGAAGGTTTTTCAGGTGCACGACCTTCGGGGAAAGCCACGGAAACGCCCTCGGTGTAGTAGTCGACGGGTGCCCGCCCGGAATAAAATTCTCCGAAAATGACCTTCTCCCGCTTCTTGCAAGAAGAAGGCCTGGTTTAAGCCCTCTGTCTTCACCTAGAAAAGAGGAGGACAATCCTGTAATTCTATCAGGCATTTTCAACGGAAAGACGACAGGCATGCCGGTCGCAATGGCCGTATTCAACAAAGACCAGAAAAGTGGGGACTACGAAACACTTGAAAACCTTTTCAGGCCGGGACATGCCGACTTTACATACCAGTCCAAATACGGCGCCAGGGACTTTCGCGGCGGAGGCAGAAGCTCCGGAAGGGAGACCGTTTCAAGGGTCCTTGCAGGAGGCCTTGCCCTAAAACTCCTGGAAAGAGACGGAATATCTGTTTCAGGAAAAATTCTTGAAATTCACGGTGAAACCGATCCTGAAAAGTTTTCGGACGAAATCCTCTCGGCTAAAAACAGCAATGATTCTGTCGGCGGAATCGTTGAGACAAAGATTTCAGGGTGTCCTGCAGGACTCGGTGACCCTGTCTTCGGGAAACTTGACGCATCCCTTGCATCCGCGATAATGTCAATAGGAGCCGTAAAAGGTGTTGAAATAGGAGACGGGTTTTTGTCGGCAAAAAAATTTGGCTCGGAAAACAATGACTGCATGGACAAATCGGGGTTTCTTTCAAACCACGCCGGTGGAATTTTAGGAGGAATTTCAACAGGTGAAGACATAAATGTCAGGTTTGCCGTTAAACCGACGCCTTCCATTAAAAAAGAGCAGAAGAGTGTGACCGTCGCGGGCAGTGAAACGACGGTTTCAACAGGCGGGCGCCACGACCCCTGTATTGTACCGAGAATAGTTGTCGTATCGGAGTGCATGGCGGCACTCGTCATTGCAGACTGCATTTTATCGCAGAATTCGATATCAGGCTACTAA